One Acanthochromis polyacanthus isolate Apoly-LR-REF ecotype Palm Island chromosome 6, KAUST_Apoly_ChrSc, whole genome shotgun sequence DNA segment encodes these proteins:
- the wnt1 gene encoding protein Wnt-1 produces the protein MRSLALLLGVKAACILLVSSLSGTGAVNNSGRWWGIVNVASSSNLLTNSKNVQLVLDPSLALLSRRQRRLIRQNPGILHAIAAGLHTAIKECKWQFRNRRWNCPTTHSPAIFGKIVNRGCRETAFVFAITSAGVTHAVARSCSEGAIESCTCDYRRRGPGGPDWHWGGCSDNVDFGRMFSREFVDSSERGRDLRYLTNLHNNEAGRMTVSSEMRQECKCHGMSGSCTVRTCWMRLPSFRTVGDFLKDRFDGASRVVYANKGSNRASHRADPRHLEPENPAHKPPSAMDLVYFEKSPNFCSYNGKTGTLGTSGRTCNSSSPGLDGCELLCCGRGFKTRTESVTERCHCTFHWCCHVSCLNCTSTRTLHQCL, from the exons ATGAGGAGTCTGGCGCTGCTGTTAGGGGTGAAAGCCGCTTGCATCCTTCTGGTCTCATCGCTCTCTGGCACTGGGGCCGTCAACAACAGCGGCCGGTGGTG GGGTATTGTCAATGTGGCTTCCTCGTCCAACCTCCTCACCAATTCCAAGAACGTGCAGTTGGTCCTGGATCCAAGCCTGGCCCTCCTGAGTCGACGCCAGCGCCGGCTGATTCGGCAGAATCCTGGCATCTTGCACGCCATCGCCGCTGGGCTGCACACTGCCATAAAGGAGTGCAAGTGGCAGTTCCGCAACCGCCGCTGGAACTGCCCGACCACCCACAGCCCAGCAATTTTTGGCAAAATTGTCAATCGTG GTTGCCGAGAGACAGCATTTGTATTTGCCATTACCAGCGCAGGAGTGACCCATGCTGTGGCTCGCTCCTGCTCGGAAGGGGCCATTGAGTCGTGCACATGCGATTATCGTCGCCGAGGTCCTGGAGGGCCAGACTGGCACTGGGGAGGCTGCAGCGACAATGTGGATTTTGGCCGGATGTTCAGCCGTGAGTTTGTGGACTCCAGCGAGAGAGGCAGGGACCTGCGCTATCTCACCAACCTACACAACAACGAAGCCGGCAGAATG ACTGTGTCTTCAGAGATGCGACAGGAGTGTAAGTGCCACGGCATGTCGGGCTCCTGCACTGTGCGTACCTGTTGGATGCGCCTGCCGAGCTTCCGCACAGTGGGAGATTTCCTTAAGGATCGGTTTGATGGCGCGTCCAGAGTTGTCTATGCCAACAAGGGAAGCAACCGTGCCTCTCACCGAGCTGACCCCCGACATCTAGAGCCTGAAAACCCGGCTCACAAACCCCCCTCTGCCATGGACCTAGTCTATTTTGAGAAATCACCTAACTTCTGCTCCTACAACGGTAAAACTGGCACTTTGGGAACTTCCGGGAGAACATGCAACAGCTCTTCTCCAGGCCTGGATGGATGTGAGTTGCTATGCTGTGGACGTGGGTTTAAAACCCGGACTGAGAGTGTGACTGAACGTTGCCACTGCACGTTCCACTGGTGCTGTCATGTCAGCTGCCTCAACTGCACCAGCACACGAACGTTACATCAGTGTCTATGA
- the wnt10b gene encoding protein Wnt-10b isoform X1: MELSNKLRWDQFLILAAALMSPALTVLCNDILSLKVAGDPVLTPNSVCLRLAGLSKRQMRMCVRNPDVTASALQGIQVAIHECQHQLRDQRWNCSSLEGLGKLPHHNTILNRGFRESAFSLAMLAAGVAHSVASACSMGKLRGCGCEAKRRQDDDKIRLKLTQLQLQTLQKGGVGIDITRSLPSELNGHHSNLPTNLRSAHPSALLKPLPDELSSMQDTWEWGGCSHDVRFGDRFSRDWLDSRGSPRDIHARMRIHNNRMGRQIVTDNMTRKCKCHGTSGSCQFKTCWHVSPEFRLVGSLLKEKFLSAVFVNSQNKNNGVFNSRTENSASGSTRGFNGGRRRSMSRELVYFEKSPDFCEHDASVDSPGTQGRICNKTSYSTDSCSSLCCGRGHNILKQTRNERCNCRFHWCCYVLCEECRLTEWVNVCK; encoded by the exons ATGGAGCTATCAAACAAACTCCGTTGGGACCAATTCCTGATTTTGGCAGCAGCACTAATGTCACCTGCATTAAC GGTGCTGTGTAATGATATCCTCAGCCTGAAGGTGGCAGGAGATCCAGTGCTAACCCCTAACTCTGTTTGCCTGAGGCTGGCAGGCCTCAGTAAACGTCAGATGCGGATGTGTGTGCGGAACCCTGATGTGACAGCTTCTGCTCTGCAGGGCATCCAGGTGGCCATCCATGAATGCCAGCACCAGCTCCGGGATCAGCGCTGGAACTGTTCCTCGCTGGAGGGCCTTGGCAAGCTGCCCCACCACAATACCATCCTCAACAGGG GTTTTCGCGAGAGTGCCTTCTCCTTGGCCATGTTGGCAGCGGGTGTGGCTCACTCTGTGGCCTCGGCTTGCAGCATGGGCAAGTTGCGGGGGTGTGGCTGTGAGGCCAAGCGTCGCCAAGACGATGACAAGATCCGGCTGAAActcacacagctgcagctgcagaccCTGCAGAAGGGTGGGGTAGGCATCGACATCACGCGGTCACTACCCTCGGAGCTAAATGGTCACCATAGCAACCTGCCCACTAACCTGCGCTCTGCTCACCCCTCCGCCCTTCTCAAGCCTTTACCAGATGAACTAAGCTCTATGCAGGACACCTGGGAGTGGGGGGGGTGCAGTCATGATGTCCGTTTTGGGGACCGTTTCTCAAGAGACTGGCTCGACTCCCGTGGTTCTCCAAGAGATATTCATGCTCGCATGAGAATACACAACAACCGCATGGGGCGACAG ATAGTGACAGACAACATGACAAGGAAGTGCAAATGTCATGGCACATCAGGGAGCTGTCAGTTTAAAACCTGCTGGCATGTGTCTCCTGAGTTCCGGCTTGTGGGTTCTTTACTTAAGGAGAAGTTTCTGTCAGCCGTCTTTGTTAACTCCCAGAACAAGAACAATGGGGTTTTCAACTCTCGAACAGAAAACAGCGCCAGCGGAAGTACAAGAGGATTCAACGGAGGGCGTCGGCGAAGCATGTCCAGAGAGCTGGTGTACTTTGAGAAGTCTCCTGACTTCTGTGAGCACGATGCGTCCGTTGACTCCCCAGGTACACAAGGACGCATCTGCAACAAAACTAGCTACAGCACAGACAGCTGCAGTTCGCTGTGCTGTGGGCGTGGGCACAACATCCTAAAACAGACACGCAACGAGCGCTGCAATTGCCGATTTCACTGGTGTTGCTACGTGCTGTGCGAGGAGTGTCGTCTCACAGAGTGGGTCAACGTGTGCAAGTAG
- the wnt10b gene encoding protein Wnt-10b isoform X2: MEMLGGHSHCDAGWLLLWNCHLPKRVLCNDILSLKVAGDPVLTPNSVCLRLAGLSKRQMRMCVRNPDVTASALQGIQVAIHECQHQLRDQRWNCSSLEGLGKLPHHNTILNRGFRESAFSLAMLAAGVAHSVASACSMGKLRGCGCEAKRRQDDDKIRLKLTQLQLQTLQKGGVGIDITRSLPSELNGHHSNLPTNLRSAHPSALLKPLPDELSSMQDTWEWGGCSHDVRFGDRFSRDWLDSRGSPRDIHARMRIHNNRMGRQIVTDNMTRKCKCHGTSGSCQFKTCWHVSPEFRLVGSLLKEKFLSAVFVNSQNKNNGVFNSRTENSASGSTRGFNGGRRRSMSRELVYFEKSPDFCEHDASVDSPGTQGRICNKTSYSTDSCSSLCCGRGHNILKQTRNERCNCRFHWCCYVLCEECRLTEWVNVCK, translated from the exons ATGGAGATGTTAGGAGGCCACAGCCATTGTGATGCTGGGTGGCTGTTACTCTGGAACTGCCATCTGCCGAAAAG GGTGCTGTGTAATGATATCCTCAGCCTGAAGGTGGCAGGAGATCCAGTGCTAACCCCTAACTCTGTTTGCCTGAGGCTGGCAGGCCTCAGTAAACGTCAGATGCGGATGTGTGTGCGGAACCCTGATGTGACAGCTTCTGCTCTGCAGGGCATCCAGGTGGCCATCCATGAATGCCAGCACCAGCTCCGGGATCAGCGCTGGAACTGTTCCTCGCTGGAGGGCCTTGGCAAGCTGCCCCACCACAATACCATCCTCAACAGGG GTTTTCGCGAGAGTGCCTTCTCCTTGGCCATGTTGGCAGCGGGTGTGGCTCACTCTGTGGCCTCGGCTTGCAGCATGGGCAAGTTGCGGGGGTGTGGCTGTGAGGCCAAGCGTCGCCAAGACGATGACAAGATCCGGCTGAAActcacacagctgcagctgcagaccCTGCAGAAGGGTGGGGTAGGCATCGACATCACGCGGTCACTACCCTCGGAGCTAAATGGTCACCATAGCAACCTGCCCACTAACCTGCGCTCTGCTCACCCCTCCGCCCTTCTCAAGCCTTTACCAGATGAACTAAGCTCTATGCAGGACACCTGGGAGTGGGGGGGGTGCAGTCATGATGTCCGTTTTGGGGACCGTTTCTCAAGAGACTGGCTCGACTCCCGTGGTTCTCCAAGAGATATTCATGCTCGCATGAGAATACACAACAACCGCATGGGGCGACAG ATAGTGACAGACAACATGACAAGGAAGTGCAAATGTCATGGCACATCAGGGAGCTGTCAGTTTAAAACCTGCTGGCATGTGTCTCCTGAGTTCCGGCTTGTGGGTTCTTTACTTAAGGAGAAGTTTCTGTCAGCCGTCTTTGTTAACTCCCAGAACAAGAACAATGGGGTTTTCAACTCTCGAACAGAAAACAGCGCCAGCGGAAGTACAAGAGGATTCAACGGAGGGCGTCGGCGAAGCATGTCCAGAGAGCTGGTGTACTTTGAGAAGTCTCCTGACTTCTGTGAGCACGATGCGTCCGTTGACTCCCCAGGTACACAAGGACGCATCTGCAACAAAACTAGCTACAGCACAGACAGCTGCAGTTCGCTGTGCTGTGGGCGTGGGCACAACATCCTAAAACAGACACGCAACGAGCGCTGCAATTGCCGATTTCACTGGTGTTGCTACGTGCTGTGCGAGGAGTGTCGTCTCACAGAGTGGGTCAACGTGTGCAAGTAG
- the ikzf4 gene encoding LOW QUALITY PROTEIN: zinc finger protein Eos (The sequence of the model RefSeq protein was modified relative to this genomic sequence to represent the inferred CDS: deleted 1 base in 1 codon), with protein MGPEVLWDSQVKKKKKKKKKNPGDAVVAWENKQLSRQLKRKTPIGRQASGERMNADDCNGRSYAQGNGGESSTEQDFYGGLQGPSARSPNSQQSSPHRSLSANSIKVELCSDDESAGASQPENKDAVRSDSGKDDRGDPMEEGTAEFAGAGRDRANAYSEMASPNSASPGPIRLPNGKLQCEVCGMICIGPNVLMVHKRSHTGERPFQCNQCGASFTQKGNLLRHIKLHSGEKPFKCPICNYACRRRDALAGHLRTHAVSSPTVGKPFKCSSCSRSYKQKSTLEEHLERCHSYLKTLDHQTAVNMQTVQGEESVNMETVTKPALQPSNEKIQFVDRLAISITKRKRSTPQKFLGEMHMHLDPPEAPYELSSGSEKDGDLMSSQSAGDSAGLAGSHLHCARGKGENHESPALPQLHPAFLSELRTVMGSINSNVTPQGPRAHSGGGLAVMSLGQAGREAGEGREDQPSAHSHTASPNGCPDSTDTESTAEEQSTRATAPTSTSNNHHLHYQTPTLPRSHPTSSPSQAKDLDAEWDRACPVPPTAVKRTPGSPLTSRDTVQVVDGEGRPVRSFHCRQCRILFLDHVMFTIHMGCHGFRQPFECNICGHRSQDRYEFSSHISRGEHQVG; from the exons GCATCTGGTGAGAGAATGAATGCTGATGACTGCAATGGACGCTCATATGCACAAG GTAATGGAGGAGAGTCATCAACTGAACAGGATTTTTATGGCGGGCTGCAGGGCCCTTCTGCGAGATCTCCAAACAGTCAGCAGTCGTCACCACACCGCTCTCTTAGTG CAAACTCCATCAAGGTAGAGCTGTGCAGTGATGATGAGTCAGCAGGCGCCTCACAGCCAGAGAACAAAGACGCTGTGAGGTCTGATAGCGGGAAGGATGACCGAGGTGACCCCATGGAAGAGGGCACTGCAGAGTTCGCTGGGGCTGGAAGAGACAGAGCAAACGCCTACAGCGAGATGGCCAGTCCAAACTCTGCTTCACCGGGACCCATCCGGCTGCCCAACGGGAAGCTCCAGTGCGAGGTGTGCGGGATGATCTGCATCGGACCCAATGTGCTGATGGTGCACAAGCGAAGCCACACAG GTGAGCGGCCATTCCAGTGTAACCAGTGTGGAGCTTCTTTCACCCAGAAGGGGAACTTGTTGCGCCACATAAAGTTGCATTCAGGAGAGAAGCCTTTCAAATGTCCCATTTGTAATTATGCTTGCCGCCGGAGAGATGCCCTGGCTGGACATCTACGCACACATGCTG TTTCTTCTCCGACAGTGGGAAAGCCTTTCAAGTGCAGCTCCTGTAGTCGAAGCTACAAACAAAAGAGCACACTAGAGGAACATCTGGAGCGCTGCCATAGTTATCTGAAGACTCTGGATCACCAGACGGCTGTCAACATGCAGACTGTACAGG GTGAGGAATCAGTAAATATGGAGACGGTTACTAAACCTGCACTTCAGCCATCCAATGAAAAAATCCAGTTTGTGGACAGACTGGCTATTAGCATCACCAAACGTAAGAGGTCAACACCACAGAAGTTTTTGG GTGAAATGCACATGCACCTTGATCCACCTGAAGCACCTTATGAATTGTCCTCTGGCTCAGAGAAGGATGGCGACCTCATGAGCTCTCAGTCTGCTGGAGACTCAGCTGGGCTGGCTGGTTCACATCTCCACTGCGCTAGAGGTAAAGGCGAGAACCACGAGTCGCCTGCACTGCCTCAGCTCCATCCTGCCTTCCTGTCAGAGCTCCGCACGGTTATGGGCTCCATCAACAGCAATGTGACTCCTCAGGGCCCCCGAGCCCATAGCGGAGGTGGGCTGGCAGTAATGTCGCTTGGCCAGGCCGGGCGGGAGGCAGGTGAAGGCCGTGAGGACCAGCCCTCAGCACACAGCCACACCGCCTCACCCAACGGCTGCCCCGActccacagacacagagagcacAGCAGAAGAGCAGAGCACAAGGGCTACAGCCCCGACTAGTACCTCCAACAACCACCACCTCCACTACCAAACCCCAACACTGCCCCGCAGCCATCCCACTTCCAGCCCCAGCCAGGCCAAAGACTTGGATGCAGAGTGGGACAGGGCATGTCCTGTGCCCCCCACTGCAGTAAAGAGGACCCCTGGTTCACCCCTCACTTCCAGGGACACTGTGCAGGTGGTAGACGGGGAAGGCAGGCCTGTGCGCTCCTTCCACTGCCGCCAGTGCCGGATTCTCTTTCTGGACCATGTCATGTTCACCATCCACATGGGCTGTCATGGCTTCCGCCAGCCATTCGAGTGCAACATCTGTGGCCACCGCAGCCAGGACCGCTACGAGTTCTCATCCCACATCAGCCGCGGAGAGCACCAGGTGGGCTGA
- the arf3a gene encoding ADP-ribosylation factor 3a, producing MGNIFGNLLKSLIGKKEMRILMVGLDAAGKTTILYKLKLGEIVTTIPTIGFNVETVEYKNISFTVWDVGGQDKIRPLWRHYFQNTQGLIFVVDSNDRERVNEAREELMRMLAEDELRDAVLLVFANKQDLPNAMNAAEITDKLGLHSLRHRNWYIQATCATSGDGLYEGLDWLANQLKNKK from the exons ATGGGAAACATCTTCGGGAATCTGCTGAAGAGCCTGATAGGCAAGAAGGAGATGAGGATTCTCATGGTGGGGCTGGACGCTGCTGGAAAAACCACCATCCTCTACAAGCTGAAGCTGGGGGAGATTGTCACCACCATCCCCACAATCG GTTTCAACGTGGAGACGGTGGAATACAAGAACATCAGCTTCACCGTGTGGGATGTGGGCGGCCAGGACAAGATCCGTCCCCTTTGGAGACACTACTTCCAGAACACCCAGG GTTTGATCTTCGTGGTGGACAGCAATGACCGTGAGCGGGTCAACGAGGCTCGAGAGGAGCTGATGAGGATGCTGGCCGAAGATGAGCTGCGGGATGCTGTTCTGCTTGTCTTTGCTAACAAACAG GACCTGCCCAATGCCATGAATGCTGCAGAGATCACAGACAAGCTGGGCCTGCACTCCTTACGCCACCGCAACTGGTACATTCAGGCCACCTGCGCCACCAGCGGGGACGGCCTCTATGAGGGCCTGGACTGGCTGGCCAATCAGCTGAAGAACAAGAAGTGA